The nucleotide sequence CGAGAAAACAAATTAATCTCATGGAAACAGTGTACAGTGGGAGCACAGACAAACTAAACAAAATCTGAAGGAAAAATAGTTGAAGGATGTGATAAATGGCATCTCGAACTTTGTAGCACAAGAACAAACATACATTTAGATAAGAACTGTACACATACCTCAAAGCGAAGCATGATGAACAGTGATGTTATCATGGGAAAGATGCAAAGAGCATCAGGAGTCGTCAGATCAGTAAACCATAAAGCTCCACCCCCTTTTAAAGATGGAACTTTCTCAACCATGTTTGATATCTAGAAGCATGACAGAAAATTGAAATGACAAGAAGTCTGTGAAAATGGAAACGATGAAGGTGGTTGTGGTGGTAAGAAGAGATACATCAAAAAAATCAGCATGTGAAATCAACTTACAGCACTGTAAAGAGTTACAAAGGTATACGGCGTCGCAATGAATTGAAGAATTGGCAGAAAACCAAGACTGTGTGAACAAGAGCGAGCATTTAGAATTTAGAGAAACCCATGCAAGGTCCCTAAAACAACAAGTAGGAGCAAAAGAAGTTAGATGTTGTTTATGGCATGAGGTTAAATTTGTCAGTCAAAAGGAATTTTGATCAGCGCAATAAGAAGCACAGAAGTCAGAGGCAACAATTAggaagggaaaggccaaataagcTACACAGCAACATGAATTGTTATTATATTGACTAGAACCAGGCACTCACACCACGGCACCATAGGATTATTGAGGCAAAGTAGAAAGTTTGCACATGCACTCTATTTTGTATTTTCGCAGTAAATAAGCAAATATTAAAGGAAATTATTTTCACCAAACTGTCCAGCAAAAGTGACCCGATTGGCTGAGGTATGGAGTATGGACATTATACAACTTCAAAAGTGTTTGACCGGAACAGCACTCTTTTTATGTTTGAAATTGCAAATGCAAGAACACAAATAAAAAGGGCCTAACTAAGTTTCTGCGTTCATATATCCAACTTCAATATTTAGAAATGATTTTCAGTCCCATGGAGCCATGGGCCCATACTTCGATGCAGTTGGATGCATTTATGCCTACCTGAGGATGTATGATAATATATCGATCTACAGGGAGCCGACAGTAATTGGACGGGATTAGTGTGGTTTTCTTGATATATTGTGCTGCACAGTGCACAGCCCCCAGCAAAGACAAGTTCTACTAGTTTTTTTTTCTTAAACTGCGTTGTCTGCTAGGCCAAAATCATTTCATGTCTCGGATGAAACAAACTAACATCTTTTTCCTGTTGAATAACTTTTAAGCAGATATGTGTCATGATTGAACACTGGAAAGAAAGAAGATTGGGGAACCACAAAACTTCCTTTTCTCTCTTTCATGTTAACATTAAACATCGCACACGTCTCTTCTTTCATCCAGCAAGAACATTTTAACATTTAAGGATATTTACTCAGAAAGAAAACATTAGCGCTGGCAATAATGTCACAGTACAAACGCAAGTAAAGCATTTTACATACTTTCTGACCAAAGGATCCCCTGCATCTGCAAGTTCTTGTATTGATTTTTTACCCTTGGACTGCAGGAAATGATTGTGTACAGTTAAATTTTTAACAATAGAATATGCCGATTGTACAGTACAATAGTAGTAGTAAAAAATCTAATAGTGTTTCGCTTCCCTTATTGCAGGGATCTTACATACATCCTTTACCAACTTGAGGTATTGAAACAGCTCCTGACGCATCCCCTATGTAAGTTTGAAGCATTAAAGAAAGTAGGTTAAGCCTGTGATCAAAACAAAATTCTTCAAAGTAAAATATGACAATTGAATTTTATTTCAGTTGGCTCTGTAGTAAGTTAGGCACTTTTGCAATGCATGGGAGTTCTGCAAGAACTTCATACGAAACAATTGAATCCTACAGGATACTGAAGAGGTTCTCACATTTCCTAACACACATTTTACTCAGGGATATAACATTCATAGCACTCATTAACTAATGGATAGCACACATATTCCCCATATGTGAGTTTTGCGTTTACACAAAGATGGCTGATTAAACGGCTTTGTAATTGTTGCCTATTGGTGGGATTAACCCCGAGCAAAGAATCCTAACTTTGCATGCAGAAATTTGGTTTACTTCTCATGACCAAGAGATGGGATAAAATCTGACTTGTGACTAATTGGGTACAATCAACTTCTGACTATACAAGATACGAGCCTACTTACTTATAGCGCTCAGTACAGataagtgttctaacatgcataatAAAGTAAAACCAAAGGGAGGAACATTGGTACTAATGTACTTAAGATCTTACATATAGGCGTTTCCTGACAAGCATCGCAATTGTGAACATCCCACAGCGTAGCAGCACTGTGGAGAGAGCAATAGAAATCCACCTGTAGTGCAAACAATACACAACGAACATGATGCACACCGGAAACAAAATTCTGAAGACACGGTAAAGGGCTCAAATTCCTCAAACCCCTAAACCCTGACCAGTTCAGACCGGTGAAGGAATGGACCGCGTCGATGAGATGCTGCACCGCCGCGACGGCCATTGATGAGTCCTCCGCGGCCCATGCCACCTCGCCGGGGAAGCTCGCCGGGGCCGCCGCGGACGCTGCGGAATCGGTGGTGGTGTCGGTGAAGCCGGTGTCGCAGGAAGAGGAGAAGCTGCGGCGGGATGGCCCGGGGAGGAGGTGAAGACCGAATGGGGGGGAGCTTAGGGTTTGGGATGTCCCGCGAGGGGCGAGCGCGAAGTGAAACGGTCGTGGTGCGGGTGGGGGTGGAAGGGTCGAGGGTTTTCGAGGATCGCCGGTGGAGTTGGATGGAAGCAGTTGAGGGAGTGACGGATGGAGGCGGCGGGCGAGGGGACCGGAGAGGCCACCGGATGCGAGGCTTCTGCGCGCGGCCGCGGCCAACGCCATTGCTGCTCGCAGCGCGGTACGCCCGAAAGAGAAGGGTGAAGTTCCCAACTATATTGTTATGGGAAATTTGCAACGGCATATGTGTTCGGTAGTTTGCATCGTTTTTTTCTCCTTAAAAATCTGTGATTTAACTGGGGTGCTGTTTTTTTTAACAtaagtacagacacaagcgctcatatacacgtgcatacactcgcccctttgaacgcacacacgcacaccctaccctatgagcacctccgaaagactgagccgacaccCACTGAATACGCATCGCCagaaatcccaaaataaatccAAGAATAAGTGCGAGCACCGAGATTTGAACCCtaggggataccacagtccctctaaccatcaaGCATAGGTTGGTTCGCGCAACTGGGGTGCTGTTGAAGGTATGAAAATACCAAgaccttagagcaactccaacgcgccgaccaaAACGGATGAcgtttttgtccgctttttgtctgtTTGTGTCGGCCGTCCGCCCTGTTTAAGATTTGgatcggcagtgcgcccaacgcgtCGACCCATATGTGCCGACGTGACCGGCTGGCCGCCCTTTTTCAATAAATAGCACAAATTTTGCATTATTTCACAAGCAAACATATAGTCCACAATCAAATAAATAGTATAGTTTCAACCAAATAaatagcatagttttacaagccgaataaaagtaaaaaatgtctcacatagttttgcaagccgaataaaaaaagatacatccgttggttgccaacatgagcccataTATGCTCAATCAAATCATTTTACATTTGCATGTGAGTTTTCTAATCACGCAtgtcatgatgaaattgggtgaactgttcaaacatTGACGCTccttcatgctcaggcacaacattctcaccctaaaACTGAAACCCTTGTTCGTAGAGACGTTCCAGGCGctcatcttctacgatcatattatgcctgatcacacaagcagtcatcacctcccatagtttctgtgtactccaagtattagcaggataccgaacgatgccccatctaGATTACAAAACACCAAAGGTACGCTCAacgtccttcctagcactctcttgctcttgggcaaatcttttcatCTTCTCTCCGATGGGGTTcgggattgtcttcacaatagtggtccgctgaggatagataccgtcacctaggtagtatcctttgtcataGTTGTGGTCGTTgatagtaaagttcaccggtgggctgttgccttcgacaagcctagcaaacaccggcaagcgctgaagcacgttgacatcattgtgtgatccggccatgccaaagaaagagtgttagattcagagatcttgagacgccacggcctcaagtatgacagtacaccctgacatggcccttatactgccaTTGCCAAGCAGAACGGCacttcttccactcccagtgcatgcagtctatgctgccaagcatccctggaaagcccctgctggcattcatcgccaacaaacagGTTGTATCTTCAAGAGTCGACTCTCTCAAGTACTCAAGGCCAAACACAacaataacagccttgcagaacttatacagggagtctaggcatgtagactcgctcatacggacgtactcgtcaatgagatcaccgggcactccgtatgcaagcatttgGATGGCGGCAATGCATttttgataagaggagaaaccaatctttccaacggcatcctctttgcattTGAAATAGTCATCATAGtcgaccaccccctctctaatacatttaaaaagatgcctactcatacgaaAACGGCAACGAAATTTTTGATGTTTGAATAATGCGTTTGTTGTGTCAAAGTAgcccttccaaagaaggaaatgtccgctctctcggttgcgattcaatgcCGGAAGGTGCCCCGAAATGGAGCCATGGAACGACGACCACTGGCTATTGAggtggttgatacgtccattttgcatcatgcttttatatcaatatttattgcactatgggttgttattacacattatatctcaatacttatggctattctctcttattttacaaggtttaccatgaagagggggaatgccggcagctggaattctgcctgaaaaaggagcaaacattgaaaacctattttgcactgctccaaaaatcctaaaactccacgaaacatgtttttggaattaataagaattattgggcgaaagaaatacatcaggggggcacaccctgcccaggagggtgggggcgcgcccaccccttctaggcgcgccccctgtctcctaggccccctggtgggcccccggtgtccatcttctgctatatgaaggcttttaccctggaaaaaatcacgtgcaagcttacgggacgaaactccgccgccacgaggcggaaccttggcggaaccaatctagagctctggcggagctgttctgccggggacacttccctccggagggggaaatcatcaccattgtcatcaccaatgatcctctcatcgggagggggtcaatctccatcaacatcttcaccagcaccatctcctctcaaaaccctagttcatctcttgtatccaatcttgtatcaaaaccacaaattggtacccgtgggttgctagtagtgttgattactccttgtagttgatgctaattggtttacttggtggaagatcatatgttcagatccttaatgcatattattactcctctgattatgaacatgaatatgctttgtgagtagttatgtttgttcccgaggacatgggtgaagtcttgctattagtagttatgtgaatttggtattcgttcgtgtgacgcccggataattagactacagtaatcccctactaatgatgacacatcacctctgtcactgtaattaatctcgggttaattcgaaaccgtttcaaatttaaatcctaaatcgatcaaacaataaaagttttcaaacattaaagcTAAAATGTTCAAGCTGGGATAGATAAATTCAAAATAATaaaggtggagaaaccacactaTTATGAAATGATTAAATACTCTAAAGTGAATAAAACCATAGCAAAACAATTATTCAAATgattttaaataataaacaaatgtTAAACTAGTTTAATTGACCACCAAACTTTTTATGGTAGAGGGATGTTCTGAAACCTTATTTTAGGAGCTATGGTCATATTttataaaaactaaaataaagtatgactaaactaaaacagaaaagaataaataaaaagaaaagacaaaaggtaaaacaaaaaaaataaaagagagggagagaaccccCTGGCCATCTAGGCCTCGGCCCAGCAAGCCGACGGGCCGCCAGACCAGCCCACTGGCCCGGCCGGACCCTCCCACTCCACCTTATCCccctgaaaccctaacccccacccccACGTCGCCCCCATTCTCTcccactcctccctctcgcccttccccgatctggatcggggcaaccccccgatcccgtcgccccagcgccgcctccacgtcgccgtcatcCCCCCGCAGAGCCGGCCCCTCCCGTCGCcccccctgcgcccctcgccgccgcccggatcgaaCCCCATCGTCGCCCCGAGCACCGTCGTCGGCCGGCTCCCCGAcaccgtcgccctggaccccgccGTTCCTCGAAATCCCTCGCCGGATCTCGACTTCGCCGCCACCCGAAGGCCTTGCCGGACTGCTTCCTCGCCGGATCCCCTCTCCCGCATCGTTCGTCcccgcctcctcctcgacccccgctgcccgtGCCCTACAGACCCGCGGTGAGGCACCGACCTCCCCTCTCCCTCGTCCTGCGTACTCTCCGTGCGCCGTCCGCCCCATCTCGGCTCCTGCGCCCCGCGGTGGCCATCGCCCACGCGCGCCCTCGCCACACACCCGCGTCGACCAAGCCCGGCCTTGACCTCCACCGCACGCGCCGGTCGCGTCCCGCGCCATCGTGCGCGCGCTCGCACTGGCCGCGCCCCGTGCTCCCCGCTCCTGCTCGCCGTGGTGCCTCGCACCGGGCCGCACCGCACCGGCCTCTGCTGCCGCGCGCCGGTGCCCCGCGAGGCCCGACGTCGCCTAGTGGCCCTCCCGGCTCGCCTCCTGACGCCGCCACCGGCCGTCGCCCCGCCGGCCGCCCGCACATTGGCCCCTGCATTCGGGCGGCGCCCAGCGCCCAGCGCCCGTCAGCACCCATGGCCGATAAGGCCATTGGCCCTATGACAAGTTGGCCCCACCCCAGAACGGTTTTTTCAAAaggagaattaaaaaaataaaattattaaataaaaataaaaatgattaataaattaattatcaattaattaattaactaatgaattaattaagttaattaatccggtttaattaatttaattaactactccctccttccatttatatagggcctaatgagtTTTTCAAAACCATCTTTGACTATTGACAAAATTagtagtacatgagatgtataatatgaaaattatatcattagaagcTCCTGTTAATtttaattaaactataattaggattaaactaaaccctaattaaacctaacagtgtatgacaggtgggtcccacgggacccacatgtcaggttgaccaggtcaaacggtCAACGCTGATtgctgacgtcagcacgacgtcatgctgacgtcataaatccattttccgaattaattaaataattaaataaattccagaaattaataaaatctttagaaaatcatatcttttaatccgtaactcggattaaaatattttcaacatgaaagttgctcagaacgacgagacgattccggatacgcaacccgttcgtccgccacacacccctaacctatcgaactcgcaactttccccctccggctcctctgcccgaaaacgcgaaacaccgggaatactttcccgcatgtttccccccttaaccggtaccacctcataccacgttagggcacacctagcaccgctcattgtcacgtcacgcatcgtcgtgtttatgtttgcattgtattcattgtttcttccccctcttatctccggtagactacgagaccgacgctgatgccaccgagtacgactacgtcaccgacgacccctccttgtctgagcaaccaggcaagccccccctttgatcaccagatatcgcctactcttctctatactgcttgcattagagtagtgtagcatgttactgctttccgttaatcctattctgatgcatagcctgtcattgctgctacagtcattgataccttacccgcaatcctaaatgcttagtataggatgctagtgttccatcagtggccctacactcttgtccgtctgccatgctatactactgggctgtgatcacttcgggaggtgatcacgggcatatactatatactttacactgttacattacctgtgatactgttcggagttgggggctgaaaggacaggtggctccatcccggtagaggtgggcctgggttcccgacggccccgactgttactttgtggcggagcgacagggcaggttgagaccacctaggagacaggtgggcctggcccttgttcggcattcgcggatacttaacacgcttaacgagatcttggtatttgatctgagtctggctacgagcctatacgcactaaccatctacgcgggagtagttatgggtatcccgacgtcgtggtatcagccgaagcacttcagacgtcagcgacggagcggcgcgcgccggattggactggaacgccactaagGGCTaggttctgcttccggccgcccacgcaacgtgcaggtgtgctatgggcgatgggcccagacccctgtgcgcttaggtttagaccggcgtgctggcctctctgttttgcctaggtggggctgcgacgtgttgatcttccgaggccgggcatgacccaggaaagtgtgtccggccaaatgggatcgagcgtgttgggttatgtggtgcacccctgcagggaagttaatctattcgaatagccgtgatcttcggtaacaggacgacttggagttgtaccttgaccttatgacaactagaaccggatacttaataaaacacacccttccaagttccacagacaacccggtgatcgcttttccgcagggcgacgaggagaggatcgccgggtaggattatgctatcgagatgctacttggagatgctacttggagatgctacttggaggacttcaatctactctcttctacatgctgcaagacggaggctgccagaagcgtagtcttcgacaggattagctatccccctcttattctggcattctgcagttcagtccactgatatggcctccttacacatatacccatgcatatgtagtgtagttccttgcttgcgagtactttggatgagtactcacggttgctttctcccccctttttcccctttcctttctttctggttgtcgcaaccagaggctggagtccaggagccagacgccaccgtcgacgacgacccctactacactggaggtgcctactactacgtgctgcccgctgacgacgaccaggagtagttaggaggatcccaggcaggaggcctgcgcctctttcgatctgtatcccagtttgtgctagccttcttaaggcaaacttgtttaacttatgtctgtactcagatattgttgcttccgctgactcgtctatgatcgagcacttgtattcgagccctcgaggcccctagcttgtattatgatgcttgtacgacttattttatttgtagagttgtgttgtggtatcttcccgtgagtccctgatcttgatcgtacacgtttgcgtgcatgattagtgtacgattgaatcgggggcgtcacaagttggtatcagagccgactgcctgtaggaatcccccttccacactccttggccgaagttgagtctagacattacaaaaacttttactaacttggctgtgtgccttacgggcccacgtcgccattgggtggtactaggatcttttactcctcgacctttactctgggactctgatctctcctctattcgggttaaatgaagtttactaaatctaacaataggatctcgttatcacttccacccggagagccccttgttactgatgatcgtctgctgcaccagaagaccctgaagatactctccgctgttaacccgagaacttgtgttcatcgcgtttgcaattccccttccactgcgaacccttatggataactacttgcagttgttattcttacattcatccccagttggtcttgttattacaagataacctGAAAACTCATCgctgtttcgataatcctttgagcttactgccttgctgttctttgtcacctgaatacccctacgattAATTATTGCAATTattgagtatccgctcatccccagttgttcatgagtttcacaaaagtcttcaaaatactatcgatcttccgaaaatcctttggagccttttggctctttgaaattcttgcttgctcgcattatggttaatcccataagtctcgtagtcttattgacattccttgtctttatcattttgggtctattgactcaatatgtttgcgaatacacgcaatcatcattgatccttataaattacttttccggctgagctgccattcttttaactagaattggttctcgaccaatcgaattgtctttgaattgtaccctaaggctattcaacttattccaccctaatcagagcattgcttctgatcccttgatttgggaatcataattcctttgcattgacaattgagttagtcagttgtttctataatccggtgcACTGCATTCCTTctcctttgatagagtaccgatacccacaccagctccgttgtggaccatcggttcctttgttggattttatctgacaacgcccttcatattcaataaccttgtgagcctttcctctgatacataatgcctttggtaaattgtatcctctgcttctcAACCAtactctgccttcgagcttgagttaattatttctaaagattctggtatatgattctaagatgccccgatgggttgaacctatgccttccttagtatgtgtgaactcgaaagttttcacgagccatactcttctggtgcttcaccagataaaatttcaacactgcaacttcatcgaacgtgagaagtgaatgaaaggttatgcattggagaagtgggagtcgaccttgaacttgtgttcatgcccatggacacgatgtagatcttatcattaaagcttctcttaaatgaattattcctttggtataagttcatcttatatctaggatctggccttttgcaatcgtggttccgaccatgattgttcttctttgatctcatttctcggacaagttaaaacaattgtcttctatggatcaatacaccagtccaacctttactttgatcttgtgtcgagtattacccccctggtatctcgagattatcatggaactgcataacttttatgagttcttcatcaagtgctaccttcccactgattccaatttttcgcgggctttgagttattaaacactcaaagacaccgataactgaaccgagtccgcactacggttcaacaactcttcagtaagcttctataagtacgagtttgtacccgatcacgccattcctagcctgtttggctatatcattgtcgtgacgattctaactgtgctacctgatccttattctcggagcaccaattttcgacgatgaactaaccttacgtcgatcctcatcgtcatatcatttcgccttaaacaacaagcttggtttcgagtttgtgccgtacccttggttccaataacctttcacttcatcattacttgacttgatgtcgtcaccgatcgattacatcttcatgaactctcgcgacaaaggtgtcgtgatcatcaacattctgagctcatccaggatatcaattgaattcatgatgagaaataccatccttgccctcgatgaattgtattatcatcgaccactttattgccttcccaccaacacaagcttgtacatgtttggtgttataccttgagttccttgctatccagcaattgttcttctttaccttggagtattaccatcctttatgtcaagaatgttctgagatttgttccacctcttgagaattcttgacatagaaatacttctcaccatcaccattctttcttggtccctgtgttaattccaacaagtgaacgatgttgtttggattctttccttctagcaaccctatctctttgaagttaatggtcgaaagttcattcttaggctattgattattgaatcaccattctgacattggtcgtgcaacccaacccatatttcgggcgcacctttcaaccaatgtttaattgtgtatgttttcctcgagcatacttccttatatcatttgatctgacaaatgttacctccttgtcacttaattgtggaaatccatcttttgggaatctcgatgaattgccgttgaggtcaccagacacctccttgtcctctccttgggttaatgatggactcttgttaacggaaatcacttcatagttcatttccccgagaatcttacaatgtcatctcgtcaatttgcgttgcaccttttcttctcaggtatcctaagtctgaggtatcctggcaccaatcggatctgaatctcggccagatatgatggttgggacaactttccaagagttatgatgttgatcctttgatgacccggtaacatgatgtcatgcctagcacccccccggctggaggacctatcattatagattccttttcggcaaggttatccattcatccatgaggaaattgtaagacttatcctacaagttattcctgatggatccttcgtgtttccaaagtctgatcttcacctgaagaccatgtcaatgctatctcgaagcatgtcaatggtacaccgattttcaacaggaacatttgaagcacgatgctaaattttatttatcatttatcctaacaccgtggtatgggtaatatcatgagattcctccccccttacctaaatggttttctactttatatcttgtcatggatatcttgctctgcttgtccttgggaaggatatacccttgaaatatgtgtttaaacatattttcctttccattgttctgtttaatctgatgatcatattttccttccattggtttgttgaaccttttctatgatctatgtgatataagcagtaataatccactacttgtgcaaacacctcgaggtACAACGCTGTCAGTAAGACCCCGTTGaaattgttgatgacattccggtagccgccgatggacgagaactttgcctattggtccgcctcgtttcgacgagcaggaaaatggttctcttcgtccctcgcccttggtaccaacattgttgccgacataactgacatgctactctctgacatgccttcctatcgtgatcgtacaagatgtcagccccctttctacttttaacccatatggtgggcccataacccacagttccacaggatcgaaacctgactctcctgtacaacctgttgtcaaagttattcctcgtgcttgactttgtatgtaattcatgggccacttgcctgttgatctattctggtatcagacacaatacttattcccgttgctctgaacctctttcgcactctgcttcaggcaatgaacgattacctatcggcttgaaacttcttattgtaccttcttacCTTACTCtcgatttgttcaactcgagagatactcatctATTCATTCACGGGAAAACCCCAGACGATTACCCCTTAAGccttctgtcgtagccgagctaccccttacctattcg is from Triticum aestivum cultivar Chinese Spring chromosome 1B, IWGSC CS RefSeq v2.1, whole genome shotgun sequence and encodes:
- the LOC123124156 gene encoding mitochondrial inner membrane protein OXA1-like isoform X1; this translates as MPLQISHNNIVGNFTLLFRAYRAASSNGVGRGRAQKPRIRWPLRSPRPPPPSVTPSTASIQLHRRSSKTLDPSTPTRTTTVSLRARPSRDIPNPKLPPIRSSPPPRAIPPQLLLFLRHRLHRHHHRFRSVRGGPGELPRRGGMGRGGLINGRRGGAASHRRGPFLHRWISIALSTVLLRCGMFTIAMLVRKRLYGMRQELFQYLKLVKDSKGKKSIQELADAGDPLVRNLGFLPILQFIATPYTFVTLYSAISNMVEKVPSLKGGGALWFTDLTTPDALCIFPMITSLFIMLRFEVNYGVAAKRTEHSRKMEDNARQVVRAMSLLPMLWTATLPQAISCSLVTWSGLTLAGRIVLKHPDVQKVLYGGSFLLKQECSSSNGQKGPTAEDSPPPVKEEEEPVSPETKKSSDASVHIDESDKKSTKDG
- the LOC123124156 gene encoding mitochondrial inner membrane protein OXA1 isoform X2 is translated as MALAAAARRSLASGGLSGPLARRLHPSLPQLLPSNSTGDPRKPSTLPPPPAPRPFHFALAPRGTSQTLSSPPFGLHLLPGPSRRSFSSSCDTGFTDTTTDSAASAAAPASFPGEVAWAAEDSSMAVAAVQHLIDAVHSFTGLNWWISIALSTVLLRCGMFTIAMLVRKRLYGMRQELFQYLKLVKDSKGKKSIQELADAGDPLVRNLGFLPILQFIATPYTFVTLYSAISNMVEKVPSLKGGGALWFTDLTTPDALCIFPMITSLFIMLRFEVNYGVAAKRTEHSRKMEDNARQVVRAMSLLPMLWTATLPQAISCSLVTWSGLTLAGRIVLKHPDVQKVLYGGSFLLKQECSSSNGQKGPTAEDSPPPVKEEEEPVSPETKKSSDASVHIDESDKKSTKDG